The genomic segment TTTCTTCAGGTTCGTGGATTTCTGCAAATCCGCAAAACATTTTACAGTTTTCGGGAGTAGCTTATTTTTTTGCGTTAGAAATCTATGAAAAATATAAAATTCCTATCGGATTAATTAATACCGCTTTGGGTGGTTCTCCTGCCGAATCCTGGATTAGCGAAGAAAACATTAAAAAATTCCCCAATTATTATGAAGAATATCTAAAATTTAAAGACGGAAAACTCGAAAAACAAATTGACGAAAATGACCGAAAAGTAAGTTCAGACTGGTACAAACTACTAAATGAAACTGATTCAGGACTTAAAAATAACTGGAGAAATTCAATTGAGATTTCTGACTGGAAAGAAATGAATATTCCCGGTTATTGGGCAGACGGAGAACTGGGAAATGTAAACGGTTCAGTCTGGTTTAAAAAAGAATTCACTTTAGAAAAAATAAAAGAAAATCAGGTAAAAATTATTTTAGGACGAATTGTCGATGCCGATTCGGTTTTTGTAAACGGAAATTTTATCGGCACAACTTCCTATCAATATCCGCCGAGAATTTATTCTTTCAATACTAATATTTTAAAAGAAGGGAAAAACGAAATTACCGTTCGTATAATTAATAATTCGGGTAAAGGAGGTTTTATAACGGATAAACCTTATGAACTAATAATTGGCGATCAAACCATTGATTTAAAAGGAAACTGGAAATACAAATTGGGCTCAAAAATGTTACCGCTTCCGGGACAGACTTTTGTGAGATGGAAACCAGTTGGGTTGTACAATGCGATGATTGCACCGTTAAAAAATTATTCCGTAAAAGGTGTTTTATGGTATCAGGGAGAATCGAATACCAAAAATCCATCCGAATATTCAGCTTTAATGGAAACTTTAATTACAAACTGGCGCACACAATGGAAACAGGAAAAACTGCCTTTTTTATTAGTTCAGCTGGCCAATTATATGGAACCAAAAACAGAACCTGCTGAAAGTAATTGGGCTGCGTTGAGGCAGCAGCAATTGAATACGCTTAAAGTTTCAAATACCGGATTGGCCGTAACAATTGATTTAGGC from the Flavobacterium sp. genome contains:
- a CDS encoding sialate O-acetylesterase, with translation MKKIILAILIVFNANAQIKLPRLISDGMILQCDTKVNIWGWAAPKEKIELDFNHKTYKTTTAEDGKWQIELPSQKAGGPYEVTLKASNTIVLKNILFGDVWICSGQSNMELPMERLKDKYKEYIAKSENPNIRQFVVPDEYYFKEERADFSSGSWISANPQNILQFSGVAYFFALEIYEKYKIPIGLINTALGGSPAESWISEENIKKFPNYYEEYLKFKDGKLEKQIDENDRKVSSDWYKLLNETDSGLKNNWRNSIEISDWKEMNIPGYWADGELGNVNGSVWFKKEFTLEKIKENQVKIILGRIVDADSVFVNGNFIGTTSYQYPPRIYSFNTNILKEGKNEITVRIINNSGKGGFITDKPYELIIGDQTIDLKGNWKYKLGSKMLPLPGQTFVRWKPVGLYNAMIAPLKNYSVKGVLWYQGESNTKNPSEYSALMETLITNWRTQWKQEKLPFLLVQLANYMEPKTEPAESNWAALRQQQLNTLKVSNTGLAVTIDLGEWNDIHPLNKFDVGKRLALQARKLAYGEKNLIASGPIFKSMERKENKLIIRFSDVGTGLFIKNGSELKEFAIAGNDGKFVWAKAIIEGEKIIVWNDTISNPEKVRYAWADNPTEANLYNKENLPASPFEVDIK